Part of the Leptolyngbya sp. BL0902 genome, GGACTATCGCCCAAGGCGGCCAAGGCATTGACCCACAGATAATCGGCGGGGGTGTGGTGATTGTCCGCCAAAAGCTGGGCTAGGTGGGGCCGATGGCTGGGGTTAGCGGCGATGGCCTGATCTTCGTAGACCTTCACCTCAATACTAGGGGTGTGGCCGTGACCACTGCCGTGACCGCTGCCATGAGGGGCGCTGTCATCGGCGTTGCCATCGGTGACACTGTCCAGGAGGTCAGCCTTCAGGCGTTCAACCACCTCAGCAGCGTCCAAGCGGCTGTCCGGTGAGCTGTCATCAGCTCCCGATTCACAATAGCGATAGACCACTAGACGCACAGAACTAGAAAGCTTGCTTGAGGGCTTCCCGCAGGGCGAGCGCCTGATTGTTATCGGCACTGGCTACAATCACCATCACCGTGGTGTAGTCTGCCCCATCAGGAGCTTCTATGCACACAAATACGGCGGTGGAATCATCGGACTGCCCCGCAATGCTGATGGCATCCGTCTGTACCGGGTTCAAATCCTGGGACTCTAGGGCATTTTCTGCCTGACCAATGCACTGGTTCACATCGGTGGTCATGGCCTGCCAGGAGTAATAAATCCCCGGTGGGTCGGCCTGGGCAGCGGCAGCAGAGGCCAGCATCATGCCACCCGTAAGGCAGGCAGACAGAGGCTTCCAGAGCCAGGTTTTGATCCAACGTCCTTGATTCATGGTTCGTATCCTCCTAGGTCAATCGGCGGTCTGCACAGGTTTATGATAGTCCGTCCTCGGAAGTTCCCTGGGCAGGGGCAGACGGGAACCCCCAGGGATGGTCTCCGACCGTGGGCTGAGTGGGGTAATGCACCGGAGCACCCGTCCGGGAGGGATGGGGTTGTGACAAGATAGGAAAGTATTTGTCGATGGTATAGAAGACCTGTGCAAATTACGTTTTTGGGGACAAGTTCTGGGGTGCCCACCCGATCCCGCAATGTGTCGAGTGTGGCGCTGCGATTGCCCCAGCGGGCAGAGGTATGGCTGTTTGACTGTGGCGAGGGCACCCAGCACCAGTTTTTGCGGAGTGAGTTCAAATCTAGCCAAATTCGCCGTATTTTCATCACCCACATGCACGGCGACCACATTTTTGGTCTCATGGGCCTGTTGGCCAGTTGTGGGCTAGCGGGTAATCGGCAGCAGCGCATTGATATCTATGGCCCCAAGCCGCTGAACGACTACCTGCAAGCCTGTCGCCGCTATTCCCAAACCCACTTTACTCTGCCCATTAAAATCCATGCCGTGGAACCGGGGCTAGTCTTTGAAGACGAGGAGTTTCGGGTGGTGTGTGACCGCCTGGAACACCGAGTGCCTGCCTACGGCTATCGGGTGGAGGAGCGGGATCGTCCGGGGCGGTTCGATGTGGGGCGTGCCCAGGCCCTAGGGATTCCCTCTGGGCCGCTCTATGGGCAGCTCAAGCAGGGCAAGCGAGTCACCCTCGATGATGGTCGTGTCATCAACGGGGCTGACCTCTGTGGCCCCGACTTGGTGGGGCGCAAACTGGTCTACTGCACCGACACCATTTACTGTGACCAAGCGGTGAGCCTAGCCCAAGGGGCCGATGTGCTGATTCACGAAGCCACCTTTGCCCACCAGGATGCAGACTTGGCCTACCAGCGGCTCCACTCCACCTCTACCATGGCGGCCCAGGTGGCCCTAGGTGCCCAGGTGCAGCAGTTGATCATGACCCACTTCAGCCCCCGCTATGCTCCGGGCAACAGCATCCAGCTTGGGGATTTGCTGGCCGAGGCTAGGGCCATTTTCCCCAATACCCTCATGGCCCACGACTTTTTGGTTCACGACATTTTGCGCCAAGAGGAAAAAACGCTGGTGTCCTCTGCGCTGTAGGGACAACGGGGAGGCAAGGGCGGTGGGTCGGAAACCTGTTCTAGGCGTTCCTGAATCTTGCTGAGGCGCTGTTCCTCATCCACCGCAGGGCGTGGGGTCGGTACTTCGGTGTTGGGCCAGGTGTGGAGGTCGTGGCAGGGGCAGGGGCAGGTATTGAGGCCCAAAATGGGGATGGCCACGGGCATCTCGCAGCGGGCACAGGCGGTAATGTCCCAGGCAGGAGTGAGCATCGTCGCAACGCTTTGGGTGGTGCCTTCGAGGTAGCAGCCCTGGCCACTTGTTACCATGATGTGGTGCCAACAATCTTCAAAGGCTTGGCTGTAGCGACCTTTGTAAAAAATCGGCGACGGCAAACAGGTGCCCCGATTCTCCGCCAGCACCACGGGCTTGCCCAACTGAAACCAGTGGGCCAAAAATTCCCTTACTTGTTCCTGGGTGGCCATTGTCCTCCTATGCAGTGCTACCCCAGGTCACACGGCTAGACACTACGGCTGCACTGTGATCCTAGCTGTTTTATCCCTGACCCCACCGAAGAACGGGCGATTCTTTGGAAAGTTTGCAGATTTACCCCAGCGATCCCCCGGTCGCTGGGTTCTATTCCACACGGGCCACCCTAAAACTGGCTATGGAGGGCCATCCACCGCCACCCCCACCTGGCGTAAATCCACGGCATAGCCTGCCACCACCAAGTAGACCGCATCCGCCACCGCACCCAGTTGCCGCGTCAGATGACCCAGCCGATCTCGAAATTGCCGCCCCGCCGGATAGGCTGGCACCACGCCCCACCCGGTTTCCTCCGCCACAAAAATCACCGTTGCCGCCGTTTGCTCCACGCTGGCAATCAAATCCGCCACGGTTTCCTGCCACTGGGGGTCGTCTTGGTCTAGCCCATGGGCCAGCCAGGTACCGAGGGAATCGACCAGCAAACAGTCCGTGGCTTGGCCTGCCAAAATCGCCGCCGACAGGCCCACGGGCACCTCCCACAGCCGCCAATCCACCGGACGCCGCTGGCGATGTCGCTCCAGCCGCGCCTGCCACTCCTGATCCTCCGGGTTCACCGCTGAGGTGGCCACATATACCACAGCCTGCCCCGACCGCTGGGCCAAGGTCTCCGCCCACTCGCTCTTGCCCGACCGGGTTGGCCCGGTGACGACGATAACTTGCTTCACCCGGTTTTCCTCACCTCTTTTCATACACCTAAGTAGATCACAACCGCGCTCCCATGCCATGCCCCAGCCCTTCCCAATTCCCAGGGAGAGGCATCGAGATCTCGCTTAACTCGCACTCCCATAGACAGCGGGGCGAGGTCGCTAGGGGCAGCGGGCCGAGTACGGTCTTCCCTGGGTTGGCAAAGACACAGTCACACGGGACAATGGGATCATTGTATTTTTTGACATTCGGCTGTGAATAACGCACCTGTACGCACGGTTTCTGACGCCAAGCGGGACTTCTATGCTCACCACACCCGCCCCATCAACTCCATTTACCGTCGTGTGGTGGACGAGCTTTTGGTAGAAATGCATCTGCTCTCGGTCAACGCCGATTTTACCTACGATCCCCTCTATGCCCTGGGCATCGTCACCACCTTCGACCGCTTTATGCAGGGCTACGAACCCGAAAGCGACAAAGCCTCCATTTTCAATGCCCTTTGCCAATCGGTGCAAAGCTCTCCCGAACAGTACCGGGGCGACGCCGAAGCCATGCAAGCCGCCGTAGCGGGGCAATCCCTCGACGACCTCAAAGCCCAGTTTGAAAACCTAGCAGAAGCGGCCCACAGTGGCGGCCTGCGCGGCACCCTCGGCACCGTCGCCACCAAGGAAGCCTTCAAATATAGCCGCCCCTTCGGCATCGGCCTCTATACCCTGATCGAAGCCGTCGCCGGAGAAGACCTCCTCAAAAACAAAGACTCCTTTGAAGCCCTGCTGAAGGATCTAACGGGCAAGCTCAACTTCCCGGCAGATAAGCTTTCCAAGGATTTAGAACTCTACCGCAGCAACATCGAGAAGTTCGCCCAGGCCCAGGAAGTCATGAAAGACATGCTGGCCGCCGAACGCAAAAAACGCGAAGACCGCCAAAAAGCCGCCGAAGCTACAGCCGCCGAAGTGGTGGAATCTGTCCCCACCCCCGCCGAAGGCAGCGAAAACGCAGGTTAGTGAGTTGCCTCGTCTTGCCCTCACCCCCAGCCCCTCTCCCAGGAAGGAGAGGGGAGGCAGAAGGAACTTTCAAAGCACCTCTCCAAGCTTGGAAGAGGGATTTTGGGGTAAGAGCCCATTGAAGCATCTAAATATAAATCGGATCCAGAGCGTAGTCCTTCCAATCACGGTGGAAGCGCTCAGACACATGGGGGGTGAGGACAAATTTGGGTTCCTGGCCCCCTTTGACATCGACCCGCAAAAACGAGTAGGGGCGGCGATAGTCGGGCTTTTTGCCTATGCGACCGATAAAGAGCTGGGATTCCGCCACCGGACGCAGTTCATCGGATGCCTCGCCCGTCAGGTCAGAGACAGGTTCGCAGAGGGTGTTTCCGCCAGACCGCTGACGCCGCAAGCTGAGGCCGCTGCCGCCGCAGACAATCCAGTCTAAGTGACCATCGGCGTGGCCTGTGTCTAGGGTTTTCAGGTGTTCAAAGCAGTGGGCGTGGCCGTTGATGACCAGATTCACCGGGGGCGTTCCGTCTGCCAGGTTAGGCACCGCCGCCGCTACCTGATCCAGCACCCAGCGCAGATGGTGACGCACCGCCAGGGTTTGGCCCTGGTTCCACTTGGTGGATTCGGTGACGTAGGGGGGATGGTGGAAGAACACGATCCGCCCCCGCGCCGCTGGGTCTTGCCAGGAGGCGATCAGCTTATCTCGCAGCCACAGCAGTTGTTCGGTGTCGATTTGGGCGGTGGGGTTGGCGTTGAGTTGCTTGTCGATGTCGAGCAGCATTTCGTCGTACTGCTCTACCTTGGCCTGCCAGTCGTCCAAATCCTCCTGAGCATGGGTATCTTTGGGATTGCGGTGCAGCGCAGCCTCCTCCACTAACCGTCGATCCTCTAGTACCTGCTGCCGCTGCCCCTGAAGCCACTGGCGACGATCTAGCCCTCCCTGGTGAGCCAGCAATGACGGATCGTTGAAGGTGCTGGAATCTAGCGCAAAAAAATCAATGCCGCCATAGCGAAAGGTGTAGTAGCGATTGGGCAGGCGAGTGTACACCCCTGGTCGATAGCGCAAGCCCTGGGTGTCGCCATTCCAAGCACCGTAGTGCGTCCGCAGGTGATCCACCAGTTGGTCGGCAGGGATGCCCTGCAAATAGTCTAAAAAGGCGCGAGCGTAGGCATCTCCCACCCCCGACCCATGCCAGCCCACATTAGGGTTGAGGTCGATGCCCAGCAGCTTTCGCAGGGGTTTGCTAAGCTGCACCAGCACGCTATACAGGCGCGGCAGGTTGTAGTAATCGTGGTTTCCGGGCACCGCCAAAAACGGAAACCGAAACAGCATTTGGTCGTAGGCAATCTTATCGGGCTGATCGCCCCCCACCAGCCACTCTCGATAGGGCTTGATGAAATTGTCGGGATACTGCTCGCGGGAACCCACCTGATACACCACGTCCCCGGTGTGCAGCAAAAACCGACAGTCCTGCAAATGGGGCACCATCTGCTCGGCCAGCCGCCGCTGGGGGTGGTGATCCGGGTGGGGGCCAGATCCGCTGTCGCCAATTACCAAAAAGGAAAACTCCTCGGTTTCGGCGTGGCCATCTTCTACCATCAGCCTGGTTTGATCAATGTGGCGGGCCACCAGGGTCGGATGCTGCCAGCGCACCCGCGCCTTCATTTTGGCAACCTTGGCAGGAATCGGCGGATCGAGAATCGAAGACATGGGCGGTCGGCGGCGGGGCGGTAGGCTAACAGTAATAGGCTAGCAGTCCTCCGGCGGGAAACCCAGGTTTTCCATGGGGTGAGGTCTGATGGAGCCCAACCTGTTCATGCCCCGTAACATCTGTGGAACCCAAAGAGGCATAGTGCGTCCACAGAGGGAGAGTACGCCACCGCCTAGGGCTCTGACCGTACCCCAAACACCTGTTGCACCACCGCCCAACGGGAACAGTCCCAATAGTCCACATGGGCGCAAATTTTGCCGCTATCGTTGAGGGTCAGCTCGCTGCGGCCAGGGATGCTCATCGCGGGCTTCCAGGGCAAAGGGGCTACCCAATTCAGCGTCCAGCGGGTGTGAATTTGGCTGGGGCTAACGTATTCAATGGCGTGCAGATCTAGATCAATGGCCTGAAACCAGCGGGTGATAAAGCCAATCATGTTCTGGTAGCGTGACAGGCCGCGAAACTCGTTCAGGGGGTCTTTGAAATAGACGTCCTCTGCATAGAGGTGATAGCTCTGCTGGTGGGGAAAGCGCTGATAGTCCTGGCGCAGTTGTTCCAAAACGTCCATGGTGTCTAAATATCCATACCGACATTGAGGTTGAGGTTTGTGATGATGCCCAAGTTTAACCTTCCCAAACAACCGCTACGGCCCTGGGGAATGGCGGCCCTCATGCTAGGATTAGCCGCCTGTTCGGCCCCGACTAGCCCCATCGCCCAGGTCGAGCCGTTGGCCTTGTTGCCGCCCTATCTGCCGGGATGGGAAGCCTATGAAGCCATAGATAACGATGGCGTTGCCTTACCCTCCGGCGAACTGACCCCCTTCAGTTTGGCCCAATCCCTGCTGACCGAACCGGAAACGCTGGAATGCTTCAGAACCGCTCAAGTCCGCATCGAGGCTTTGGACAATGGCGATATGGCCATCCTATCTACCCGCGTGGGGCTGTGTGATGACTCGGTGGCGGCTATCGAACAACGCCTTGACCTCACCCCCACCTCCATGGGTTGGGCCTTAAATCAGAGCGGTCAACGCTTTGGCTGCGGACGTCCAGAGTTCGCCTGGGCCGCACCAGGAACCCTGTGCCCCTAGGATGTCGGTTGAGGCCAAAATCCAGCGTCTTACGCCCTAGGTCACAGAGGCAGAGCCCTAAGCTTGGGGCTAGGTTCCCGATGCCTAGGCCCAGGGTTTGAAGACCATCTTGGCTTTAAGAATGGGCTCCCCTTCTCGGTACTCTACTTGGCCAATGCCGAGGAATTCGTTGTCGGCGGCGGACACAATGCGATAGGGCTGATCGGGGTCTAGGGCGATGGGCGGCGCAAACTTTTGGCCCTGCTGCCAGCGACGGGCGAGATCCGGATCGAGGGCCAGGGCAGGCAGGTGGGCAAGGGCCGCTTCTGGAGCCTGGAGTTGAAAGCCCTCGGTCTCGACGCGCTGTTTCACCTGATCCAAGGTGAGGCTGGTGTCGAGGGTAAAGCCATTGCTGCGGGTGCGGGTGAGGTGGGCCAAGGTTGCGCCTGTGCCCACCTGCTGCCCCAAGTCGCGGGCCAGGGCGCGGATGTAGGTACCGGGGCCACAGTCCACATCCACGGTGAGTTCGGGATGATCGCCCCCCTGCCAGCCCTGCACCGTCAGGCCATGGATCACCACCGTGCGAGGGGGCGGCGTCACCACTTGGCCGCGTCGAGCGAGGTCGTACAGGCGCTTGCCCTCCACTTGAATAGCGCTAAAGGCCGGGGGAATTTGCGCCAGGGTACCCAAAAATTCGGGTAGAGCCGCCTGCACAGCCTCCAAGGTGAGATCCGTTGCGAGACAATGGCTCACCACCTCGCCCTCCAGGTCGTCGGTGGTGGTGGTCAGGCCAAAGCGAATCACCGCCCGGTAGGCTTTATCCGCCGCCAGGTAGGGTAGCAGCCGCGTCGCCCGTCCCACCGCCAAGGGCAACACCCCCTCCGCCAGCGGATCCAGCGTGCCCCCGTGGCCCACCTTGCGGGTGCCCAACAGCCGCCGCACCGCCGCGACACAGTCATGGGAGGTGACTTGGCTAAGCTTATTGAGGTTCAAAAATCCGTCCGCCACGCCGCTCACTGGACAGCTTCTCGCTCTGTCCTTTCCCGCTTCATCCACAACCGCACTCACCCCGCCCATATCCTTTTCCGGCCATCCCTCGGCAACGGCCACCCTTCGGCAATGGCCACCAACCCCGATATTAGCGCGATTGCGACCCCTGACCTAGGCCCCTATCACTGGATGCGGGGTACAATAAGCAAATCTTTTCTGCACAATCAGCACTCCCTATGCCCCTTGGACAAGAACCGCCCCAACTGTTAAAACAGCGCTTATTCTACGAAGGCCGCAAATTTAACTTTGAGGTGAACCGTCTGCGTCTGCCCAATAAGGCCGTGGGCGAGTGGGAATGCGTGCGCCATCCCGGCGGGGCCTTGGCCGTGCCCCTTACCGATGATGGTCGGCTGGTTTTGCTGCGGCAGTATCGGTTTGCGGTGCTGGGACGGTTGCTGGAGTTTCCGGCGGGCACCATCGAACCCAACGAAGCCCCGGCAGAGACCATTCGCCGCGAAATTCAGGAGGAAACGGGCTATGCGGCAACCACTTGGCTTCCCATCGGCACGTTTCCCTTGGCCCCGGGCTACTCCGATGAACTGATCTACGCCTTCCTCGCCACAGATTTAGAGCCCGTAGAGGCTCCAGCGGGCGACGAAGATGAAGACATGGAGGTCGTGTTGATGACGCCCGATCAACTGGAGAAGGCTATTCTCGCTGGAGAGGCCGTGGATGCCAAAACCATCGCCAGCTTCTTTTTGGCCAAACCCTTCATTGCCAAACTAATCGACTGTTAGGGAGACTCCCAACGTCGCGGCCCCGCCGTCCTAGGATTTTTTCAGCCTCAATTCCCCAAGCGGCTCCTGAGTCAAAGCCAAGACAACGGTTGATCTACGGCAATAGGCTGAATGGCGGTGACGGTGACAACAAGAACCCACCCCTAGGGCAACCTTAGGCAAGTTTCAGCACTATTACATTTGCCTTGGGGGTGTCGCGGTGTTCAAGTCCGTTGGTCAGCGGGTATGTGCGTTTGATTTGGAATGGGTGCCCGATGCGCCTTCCGGGCGGCGGGTCTATCGGCTACCCGCCACATTGTCTGATGAGGACGTCTTTCAGGTGATGTGGGAGCACGGAGGAGCCACGGAGGACAAGCCTCGGCCCTACCTCAAAACGGCGCTTTGTCGGGTGGTATCGGTGGCGGCGGTGATTCGGGAGCAGCGGCGCAATGGCGAAGTGGTGCTGCGGCTGACGGCCCTCCCCAAACAGGCCGACCAACCCATGGCGGAGGGGGATCTCATCCACACCTTTCTGAGCTATGTGGGCCAGCAAAAGCCCCAGTTGGTGGGGTTTAATTCCCAAACCTCGGATCTGCCGATTTTGTTGCAGCGGGGCATGGCCATGGGCATTTCGGCCAAAGCCTTTTGCCAACGCCCCGACAAACCCTGGGAAGGCGTAGACTATTTCGCCCGCCACACCGAAGCCCACATTGACCTAAAAAATTTGGTCAGCGGTTGGGGGATTGGCACGCCCTCCCTGCACGAACTGGCGGCGGCAATGGGCATTCCGGGCAAGATGGGCACCGACGGCAGCAGTGTGGTGGATCTGTGGGTGGAGGGCAACCTGCGGGCCATTGTGGAATACAACCACTTTGATGCCCTCACTACCTACCTGGTGTGGCTGCGAACGGCTTTGTTTGCAGGCTTTTTCAGCCCTGAACAGCACCAAATCGAGGAAGATCGCGTGCGATCCCTGCTGCATGATCACATTGCGGCGGGAGACGAGCACCTGGTTGACTATTTGGAGCAGTGGAACCGCTTCCAGCCCCAATCCGCCGATACCGTTGCGATGGATCTGTCTCCCCTGCCCGAGGTGACGGCATCCCCCACAGACGTCGCGGCCTAGGAGGGTAGACCGTCCCTCTGTGCCCTCTGTGCAGTCGGCGGTGCCCCTCAGCCTAATGCAAGCCATCGTCAATAAAGGGTAGGATACTGGGCAGGGAGATCCTTGTCTTCCCCATTTTGTCATGGTTGCCACTGCAATGCCCTCACCCGATATCCTGTATCTTGATGCAATTACGAAGCGATATACCTCCGCCCTGCCCCCGGCGGTGGATGGGGTTAGCCTCAGCCTGCGTCAGGGCGAGATTTTGGCGTTGTTGGGGCCGTCTGGCTGTGGCAAAACAACCCTGCTGCGGCTGATTGCGGGCTTTGAGCAACCCGACCAGGGCGCGATTTATCTCGGACAGCAGCCCGTCTGCGGCCCCTGTTGGCTGCCCCCAGAGCGGCGGGATGTGGGCATTGTGTTCCAAGACTACGCCCTGTTTCCCCATCTAACGGTGGAGAAAAATGTGGCCTTTGGGCTTCAGTCCTTGGTGCGCCTGGGTAGCTTAGATCCCAAACAGGTGCAGGCCCAAACCCAAGAGGCCATTGCTCTGGTGGGGCTCACGGGGTTTGAACGCCGCTTCCCCCACGAGCTTTCCGGGGGGCAACAGCAGCGGGTGGCCCTGGCCCGTGCCCTCGCCCCTCGGCCCACGCTGATTTTGCTGGATGAACCCTTCAGCAATCTGGATGTGCAGGTGCGGCTGCATCTGCGCCAGGAGGTACGCGACGTGCTGAAGCAGGTGAATGCCTCCGGGGTGTTTGTCACCCACGACCAGGAGGAAGCCCTCGCCATTGCCGATCAGGTGGCGGTGATGCGCCAGGGACGGCTAGAGCAGTGGGGCAGTCCCGAAACGGTCTACACCGCTCCGGCCTCTCGCTTCATTGCCAGCTTTGTTACCCAGGCTAACTTTCTCCCGGCTCGCCGCACCCCCCAGGGCTGGGAGACGGAGTTGGGCACCCTCACCCAGGTGATTCAGCCCGACGGAGCGGCCCCCGATGCCACGGTGGCCCAGGGCGAGATTATGATTCGTCAAGAAGACCTAGCGTTGCAAGTGGTGGAGACAGGGCTGTTGCGCGTCCAGAGCCGCCAGTTTTTGGGCCGAGAGTACAAGTACAGCCTCTCTACGCCCTCTGGGCACCTGCTTCATGCTCGCCTCCCCGCCAGTCAGGCGCTGCCCGTAGGCAGTTGGGTGAACCCGGTGATGCCGCCCCATCCACTGCGGCTATACCCAACCGGGAATCGCTAGGCGATTGTCACCGCCGAATTGGCGTGACTTGGTCTCCAGGGCTCGGTGGCCGCTGGACGAAAGGGGCAATGGCATAATAGAAACCATGTCAAGCCGCCAAGGATATCGCCCCATGTCCGAGATGACCGGACTGACCGCTGCCCCGATTATCTATCCCGATACGGATGGACAACCGATGACCGAAAGCGACGCCACTCGCGATTATCTGTTGTATTGCGTTGAAGTGCTGCAACTCTATTTCAAAGGGCGGCCCAATGTTTATGTGTCGGGTAACTTGTTTATCTACTATGAAGAGGATAATCCCAAGGCATCCATCTCGCCGGATGTGTTTGTCGTTTTTGGCGTCAGTAACCGAAAACGCCGCAGCTATAAAACCTGGCAAGAAGGCGGCAAGCTGCCTAATTTTGTCCTAGAAATCACCTCCCGCAGCACCAAACACCAAGACTCCGAGGACAAACCCCGCCTCTACGCCAGCCTGGGGGTTGAAGAATACTTTCAGTATGACCCCACCGCCGACTACCTCAAGCCTCAACTGCGGGGAGCCAAGCTGGTGGAGGGCCGTTATCAACCTCTGTCCCTAACCTCCACGCCCACGGGCCTGCCCTCTATCCACAGCACCGTGTTAGGGCTAGATTTACAACTGCATCCTACCTACCCAGAACTGGGGCTGGCTCCGGTAGCCCAAGCCTTACGCTTCTACGACCCACAATCGGGGGCAAAACTGCTGAGTCGCTATGAACTAGAGCTTGTACGAGAGGCGCTCCAAGAGGAAAACGAAAATATTCAGCAAGAGCGAGACGCTGCCCAGCAACGTGCGGAGAAACTTGCCGCCCGCCTGCGGGCCTTGGGGATTGATCCCGATGAAGTCTAGGGTGCTGCCCTTAGAGCGCCCCGCCATCGGCAAAACTGACCATCGTGACTGCCTAGATTTCCTAGAAAAAGCTAGCAATCTAGCCTAGCGCCACAAAAAACTGGGCCTCTGCAACAGAAGCCCAGCTTTGAATGAGATGCCCCGATTGTAGTTCAACCGGAGGCATCGTTCGGTCGGTTAGACCTTAGTAGTCGAAGTCGCCGCCCATGCCAGCGCCAGCGGGAGCGCCTTCCTTGGGTTCGGGCTTATCGACGATGATGCACTCGGTGGTCAGCACCATGCCTGCGATGGAGGCCGCGTTTTGCAGGGCAGAACGGGTCACTTTGGCGGGGTCAACGATACCAGCTTCAAACATATCGACGAATTCGCCGTTGGCGGCGTTGTAGCCGACGTTGAAGTCCTTCTCTTTGACGCGCTCGGCGATGACGGCACCGTTTTGGCCAGCATTTTCAGCAATCCGCATCAGGGGAGCCGCCAGGGCGCGGGCCACGATGGTAGCGCCAGTGTGCTCTTCGGCGGTGAGATTGCCGTCAACCCAGGTGAGCAGGTCGGGCACCAGGTGGGCCAGGGTGGTACCGCCACCGGGGACAATGCCTTCTTCCACAGCGGCCTTGGTGGCGTTGATGGCGTCTTCCAGGCGCAGCTTGCGATCCTTCATTTCGGTTTCGGTGGCGGCACCGACTTTGATCACGGCCACACCGCCAGAGAGCTTAGCCAGCCGCTCTTGCAGCTTCTCTTTGTCGTAGCTAGATTCGGTTTCTTCGATCTGACGACGGATTTGCTCGCAGCGGGCCTTCACATCCTTCTCGTTGCCTTCGGCGACGATGGTGGTGGCATCCTTGGTGATGGTGAGGCGGCGAGCCTGACCCAGCATATCCAGCTTGGTGTTGTCCAGCTTGAGTCCGGTGTCTTCGGAGATTACCTGACCGCCCGTCAGCACGGCGATGTCTTCCAGCATGGCCTTACGACGGTCGCCAAAGCCAGGAGCCTTGACAGCGGCCACGTTCAGCACACCGCGCAGACGGTTGACCACCAGGGTCGCCAGGGCTTCTTTCTCGATGTCCTCGGCGATGATCACCAGGGGACGACCGGAGCGGGCCACTTGCTCTAGCACGGGCACCAGGTCTTGCACCAGGGCAATTTTCTTGTCGGTGATCAGCAGGTAGGGCTCGTCGAGGAC contains:
- a CDS encoding ribonuclease Z — translated: MQITFLGTSSGVPTRSRNVSSVALRLPQRAEVWLFDCGEGTQHQFLRSEFKSSQIRRIFITHMHGDHIFGLMGLLASCGLAGNRQQRIDIYGPKPLNDYLQACRRYSQTHFTLPIKIHAVEPGLVFEDEEFRVVCDRLEHRVPAYGYRVEERDRPGRFDVGRAQALGIPSGPLYGQLKQGKRVTLDDGRVINGADLCGPDLVGRKLVYCTDTIYCDQAVSLAQGADVLIHEATFAHQDADLAYQRLHSTSTMAAQVALGAQVQQLIMTHFSPRYAPGNSIQLGDLLAEARAIFPNTLMAHDFLVHDILRQEEKTLVSSAL
- the cobU gene encoding bifunctional adenosylcobinamide kinase/adenosylcobinamide-phosphate guanylyltransferase → MKRGEENRVKQVIVVTGPTRSGKSEWAETLAQRSGQAVVYVATSAVNPEDQEWQARLERHRQRRPVDWRLWEVPVGLSAAILAGQATDCLLVDSLGTWLAHGLDQDDPQWQETVADLIASVEQTAATVIFVAEETGWGVVPAYPAGRQFRDRLGHLTRQLGAVADAVYLVVAGYAVDLRQVGVAVDGPP
- the psb29 gene encoding photosystem II biogenesis protein Psp29; translated protein: MNNAPVRTVSDAKRDFYAHHTRPINSIYRRVVDELLVEMHLLSVNADFTYDPLYALGIVTTFDRFMQGYEPESDKASIFNALCQSVQSSPEQYRGDAEAMQAAVAGQSLDDLKAQFENLAEAAHSGGLRGTLGTVATKEAFKYSRPFGIGLYTLIEAVAGEDLLKNKDSFEALLKDLTGKLNFPADKLSKDLELYRSNIEKFAQAQEVMKDMLAAERKKREDRQKAAEATAAEVVESVPTPAEGSENAG
- a CDS encoding metallophosphoesterase family protein; the protein is MSSILDPPIPAKVAKMKARVRWQHPTLVARHIDQTRLMVEDGHAETEEFSFLVIGDSGSGPHPDHHPQRRLAEQMVPHLQDCRFLLHTGDVVYQVGSREQYPDNFIKPYREWLVGGDQPDKIAYDQMLFRFPFLAVPGNHDYYNLPRLYSVLVQLSKPLRKLLGIDLNPNVGWHGSGVGDAYARAFLDYLQGIPADQLVDHLRTHYGAWNGDTQGLRYRPGVYTRLPNRYYTFRYGGIDFFALDSSTFNDPSLLAHQGGLDRRQWLQGQRQQVLEDRRLVEEAALHRNPKDTHAQEDLDDWQAKVEQYDEMLLDIDKQLNANPTAQIDTEQLLWLRDKLIASWQDPAARGRIVFFHHPPYVTESTKWNQGQTLAVRHHLRWVLDQVAAAVPNLADGTPPVNLVINGHAHCFEHLKTLDTGHADGHLDWIVCGGSGLSLRRQRSGGNTLCEPVSDLTGEASDELRPVAESQLFIGRIGKKPDYRRPYSFLRVDVKGGQEPKFVLTPHVSERFHRDWKDYALDPIYI
- a CDS encoding DUF2358 domain-containing protein; translation: MDVLEQLRQDYQRFPHQQSYHLYAEDVYFKDPLNEFRGLSRYQNMIGFITRWFQAIDLDLHAIEYVSPSQIHTRWTLNWVAPLPWKPAMSIPGRSELTLNDSGKICAHVDYWDCSRWAVVQQVFGVRSEP
- the truB gene encoding tRNA pseudouridine(55) synthase TruB → MAVAEGWPEKDMGGVSAVVDEAGKDRARSCPVSGVADGFLNLNKLSQVTSHDCVAAVRRLLGTRKVGHGGTLDPLAEGVLPLAVGRATRLLPYLAADKAYRAVIRFGLTTTTDDLEGEVVSHCLATDLTLEAVQAALPEFLGTLAQIPPAFSAIQVEGKRLYDLARRGQVVTPPPRTVVIHGLTVQGWQGGDHPELTVDVDCGPGTYIRALARDLGQQVGTGATLAHLTRTRSNGFTLDTSLTLDQVKQRVETEGFQLQAPEAALAHLPALALDPDLARRWQQGQKFAPPIALDPDQPYRIVSAADNEFLGIGQVEYREGEPILKAKMVFKPWA
- a CDS encoding NUDIX hydrolase — its product is MPLGQEPPQLLKQRLFYEGRKFNFEVNRLRLPNKAVGEWECVRHPGGALAVPLTDDGRLVLLRQYRFAVLGRLLEFPAGTIEPNEAPAETIRREIQEETGYAATTWLPIGTFPLAPGYSDELIYAFLATDLEPVEAPAGDEDEDMEVVLMTPDQLEKAILAGEAVDAKTIASFFLAKPFIAKLIDC
- a CDS encoding 3'-5' exonuclease — protein: MFKSVGQRVCAFDLEWVPDAPSGRRVYRLPATLSDEDVFQVMWEHGGATEDKPRPYLKTALCRVVSVAAVIREQRRNGEVVLRLTALPKQADQPMAEGDLIHTFLSYVGQQKPQLVGFNSQTSDLPILLQRGMAMGISAKAFCQRPDKPWEGVDYFARHTEAHIDLKNLVSGWGIGTPSLHELAAAMGIPGKMGTDGSSVVDLWVEGNLRAIVEYNHFDALTTYLVWLRTALFAGFFSPEQHQIEEDRVRSLLHDHIAAGDEHLVDYLEQWNRFQPQSADTVAMDLSPLPEVTASPTDVAA
- a CDS encoding ABC transporter ATP-binding protein, coding for MVATAMPSPDILYLDAITKRYTSALPPAVDGVSLSLRQGEILALLGPSGCGKTTLLRLIAGFEQPDQGAIYLGQQPVCGPCWLPPERRDVGIVFQDYALFPHLTVEKNVAFGLQSLVRLGSLDPKQVQAQTQEAIALVGLTGFERRFPHELSGGQQQRVALARALAPRPTLILLDEPFSNLDVQVRLHLRQEVRDVLKQVNASGVFVTHDQEEALAIADQVAVMRQGRLEQWGSPETVYTAPASRFIASFVTQANFLPARRTPQGWETELGTLTQVIQPDGAAPDATVAQGEIMIRQEDLALQVVETGLLRVQSRQFLGREYKYSLSTPSGHLLHARLPASQALPVGSWVNPVMPPHPLRLYPTGNR